The Lachnospiraceae bacterium KM106-2 nucleotide sequence GACAACGAATACGTTAAAATCACTTTCTTCCAAGAAAGGTTATTATGTGAGAGTGAGAGCTTATAAAAAAATCTCAGGAAAGAATGTGTTCGGAAAATATAGTAAGGTTACGAAGGTAAAAGTGAAATGAGAATGATGAGAGATAAGAAGATGATCTTAAGAAAGGGATGCCTATTAGTTTTTGGCATCCTCTTTCTGCTGTTTTTATTTAATATCAACCAATTGAAGAAAGAGTCCTTTTATGATACGAAAGGAAGAAGTTTCGTAAAAGCAGAAGTCGTTAAAATCATAAAAGATAATAAGACAGAGAGTGGCAATGAGATTGGAAATCAAGTCGTAACATTACACGTCCAATCGGGAAAATTCAAAGGAAAGAAAATGGAAGCCAACAGTTCTAACAGCTATTTATTTGGTGCCCACTGCACAGTTGGGAAAAAAGTGATCGCAATTGTAAGTGAGTCAAAAGGGACGATTGTTGCGACCGTATACAGTGTGGACAGAGCAGCCAAGATTTATCTGATCATTGGTATTTTTGTTCTGACCATTATTTTGATCGGTGGAAAGAAAGGTCTTGCTTCTGTAGCAGGATTGGGATTTACGATCATCTGTATTCTATTTTTGTTCTTACCTCTTATTTATGGGGGAACATCGCCCATACTGGCAGCAATTGTTGTTACATTGATAACAACCTGTGCAACGATGTATCTGATTGGAGGGTGGTCGATCAAAACACTGACGGCAACGGCTGGGACCGTTCTCGGAGTTATCATAGCAGGCATATTTGCAATCATCTTTAGCAAGCTGACAGAAATCACAGGATATAATGTCAGTGACATTGAGAATTTGCTTTACGTAGAGGAAAAGACATCGATTAAGATCGATCAACTTTTATTTGCAGGTATTTTGATCGCTGCGTTAGGGGCCGTTATGGATGTTGCCATGTCGATTACTTCGACGATCTTAGAAATTAGAGAGAAGAATCCGTTACTAACAAGAAAGGAATTGTTTCGATCGGGAATGAATGTGGGAAAAGATATGATGGGAACAATGTCAAATACACTGATCTTAGCATTTACAGGTGGTTCTATTAATACGATCGTATTTATCTATGCCTACAATTATCAATATAATCAGATCATTAATCTGCATTCTATTGCAATTGAGTTGATTCAAGGGGTTGCTTCCAGTATGGGGGTTATTTTAACCGTACCGATTGTTTCTTTTCTAGCAGCATGCTTGGGAACAAGAAATGTGAGAGAGTAACGACACGTGATAGTAATTTAAATTAATCCATTGATGCAAAGTCACAATTAGTAACAGAAAGGTTAAACCGTTATTTAGCAATTACGAATGTGATCACAAATGGAAGTTCGATTAGT carries:
- a CDS encoding integral membrane protein, producing MRDKKMILRKGCLLVFGILFLLFLFNINQLKKESFYDTKGRSFVKAEVVKIIKDNKTESGNEIGNQVVTLHVQSGKFKGKKMEANSSNSYLFGAHCTVGKKVIAIVSESKGTIVATVYSVDRAAKIYLIIGIFVLTIILIGGKKGLASVAGLGFTIICILFLFLPLIYGGTSPILAAIVVTLITTCATMYLIGGWSIKTLTATAGTVLGVIIAGIFAIIFSKLTEITGYNVSDIENLLYVEEKTSIKIDQLLFAGILIAALGAVMDVAMSITSTILEIREKNPLLTRKELFRSGMNVGKDMMGTMSNTLILAFTGGSINTIVFIYAYNYQYNQIINLHSIAIELIQGVASSMGVILTVPIVSFLAACLGTRNVRE